In one Thermococcus sp. 2319x1 genomic region, the following are encoded:
- a CDS encoding ATP-binding cassette domain-containing protein, giving the protein MGAGKTTLIKILTTQLKPTSGKAYVLGYELERSTEIRKRISLLPQEVKAHFYTLTPFEYLLLPQNARAEKARGKRKAREAIREFNISYADKLRVELSGGKVRKALVSMVLSFDAKL; this is encoded by the coding sequence ATGGGGGCTGGAAAGACGACTTTAATAAAAATTTTAACTACTCAGCTCAAGCCTACATCAGGGAAAGCCTACGTTCTGGGCTATGAATTAGAGAGGAGCACTGAAATAAGGAAGAGAATTTCCCTTCTACCTCAGGAGGTCAAAGCCCACTTCTACACCCTCACACCTTTTGAATATCTACTATTACCTCAGAATGCACGGGCTGAAAAGGCAAGAGGCAAAAGAAAAGCTCGTGAAGCTATAAGAGAATTCAACATAAGCTATGCCGACAAGCTAAGGGTAGAGCTCTCAGGTGGGAAAGTTAGAAAAGCACTGGTTTCTATGGTCCTTTCCTTCGACGCTAAGCTGTAG
- the merA gene encoding mercury(II) reductase, translating to MNEYDFVIIGGGAAGFAAALKADELDVKTLMVNRGPIGGTCVNVGCVPTKYLLTALELKKRALMGHYSGLSFTLKEFDFRKLLDGKDELVKKLRREKYEKVLESLENVDYIDGSARFSSNSEIVVNGEKIKFKKALIATGAKPRILTIGGVEDVKDRILTHIDVLELEKVPDSVVIIGGRTQALEFAQIFARAGSEVTLLQRSMRIMPTAEPELAIELEDILSEEGTNINTSARIKRLERAGEGVRVHAEVGGKEKMFEAQYVFFATGRSPNTHDLGLENTDVKTDEKGFVVVDETLKAGKNIYVVGEVIGEPMLETVAAKEGFTVATNALEEKNVKIDYRVVPKVVLTDPQLASVGLTDREAQKFTECSCRAVEISSVPKALILGEERGLIKMVVDAKTKEILGVHILAYNAAEMIHEAAVIIRNRMTIDEVIDTLHVFPTMSEAIKLAALSFKGDISKMPCCAL from the coding sequence ATGAACGAATACGATTTTGTTATTATTGGAGGCGGAGCGGCGGGCTTTGCTGCGGCTTTAAAAGCGGATGAGCTTGATGTAAAGACTCTCATGGTCAACCGAGGCCCGATTGGAGGGACGTGTGTAAACGTTGGCTGTGTTCCTACTAAGTATCTCCTAACCGCCTTGGAACTTAAGAAAAGGGCGTTGATGGGCCATTACTCTGGCCTAAGCTTTACCCTTAAGGAGTTTGACTTTAGAAAACTGCTGGACGGAAAGGATGAACTCGTAAAAAAGCTAAGGAGGGAGAAGTACGAGAAAGTTCTGGAGAGTCTAGAGAACGTGGATTACATCGACGGCTCTGCGAGGTTTAGCTCAAACAGTGAAATCGTGGTAAACGGCGAGAAGATCAAGTTCAAAAAGGCCCTCATAGCAACGGGTGCAAAGCCAAGAATTTTAACCATAGGCGGTGTTGAAGACGTTAAGGACAGAATTCTAACCCACATTGATGTCCTTGAACTTGAAAAGGTTCCCGACTCAGTTGTAATCATCGGGGGAAGAACTCAAGCTTTGGAGTTTGCCCAGATCTTTGCGAGAGCTGGGAGCGAGGTAACTCTTCTGCAGAGAAGCATGAGGATAATGCCCACAGCTGAGCCTGAACTGGCAATAGAACTTGAGGACATTCTAAGTGAGGAGGGGACCAATATAAACACCTCTGCGAGGATAAAACGCCTTGAAAGAGCTGGAGAAGGAGTTAGAGTTCATGCTGAAGTGGGAGGAAAAGAGAAGATGTTTGAAGCACAATACGTTTTCTTCGCAACTGGGAGAAGTCCAAATACCCACGATTTGGGCCTCGAGAACACGGATGTTAAAACCGACGAAAAGGGTTTTGTGGTTGTGGATGAAACTCTGAAAGCGGGCAAAAATATTTACGTAGTTGGGGAGGTTATAGGTGAGCCTATGTTAGAGACAGTGGCAGCCAAGGAGGGCTTTACTGTAGCAACGAACGCATTAGAGGAAAAGAACGTTAAAATCGACTATAGAGTTGTTCCGAAGGTTGTGTTAACCGATCCGCAGCTTGCGAGTGTTGGGTTAACCGACAGGGAAGCCCAAAAGTTTACGGAATGCTCATGCAGAGCGGTAGAGATCTCAAGCGTTCCAAAGGCATTGATTCTAGGTGAAGAAAGGGGCCTGATAAAAATGGTCGTTGATGCAAAAACGAAGGAAATCCTTGGGGTTCATATCTTAGCTTACAACGCCGCTGAGATGATCCATGAGGCCGCTGTGATAATTAGGAACAGAATGACTATAGATGAGGTTATAGACACTCTTCACGTCTTCCCGACGATGAGCGAGGCAATAAAGCTTGCCGCACTTTCCTTCAAAGGAGATATATCAAAAATGCCGTGTTGTGCCCTCTAG
- a CDS encoding heavy-metal-associated domain-containing protein: MMKAILKIPNMSCQHCVMRISKAIESVGAKGEVSLEKKTAVVEFDPEKTRLEDIVRAIERYGYEVEVE; this comes from the coding sequence ATGATGAAAGCTATATTGAAAATACCTAATATGAGTTGCCAGCACTGTGTTATGAGGATAAGCAAGGCAATTGAGAGTGTTGGAGCTAAGGGAGAGGTCAGCCTTGAGAAGAAGACTGCCGTTGTTGAGTTCGATCCTGAAAAGACAAGGCTTGAAGACATTGTAAGGGCAATAGAGCGATACGGCTACGAAGTTGAGGTGGAGTAA
- a CDS encoding DUF302 domain-containing protein, giving the protein MFYYVRKFDEDLDFLWERFKKRLEEEGFLLIGERIPVAMVEREDGIVADYHLLFICDRELVAELVKVDPNIGALLPCTGFGYRREDGNYLGVTLPSVAWKIAGEEVVKLMKPMEERVIKIIESL; this is encoded by the coding sequence GTGTTCTATTACGTGAGAAAGTTTGATGAAGACCTCGACTTCCTCTGGGAGCGCTTCAAGAAAAGGCTTGAGGAGGAGGGTTTTCTCCTCATCGGTGAGAGGATTCCCGTTGCCATGGTGGAGCGCGAGGACGGAATAGTCGCCGATTACCATTTGCTTTTCATATGCGACAGGGAGCTCGTGGCTGAGCTTGTGAAGGTAGACCCGAACATAGGAGCTTTGCTCCCCTGCACGGGCTTCGGCTACCGCAGAGAGGATGGAAACTACCTCGGCGTTACTTTGCCCAGTGTGGCGTGGAAGATAGCGGGGGAAGAAGTAGTTAAGCTCATGAAGCCCATGGAGGAAAGGGTTATCAAAATTATCGAGTCCCTGTAA
- a CDS encoding YHS domain-containing protein: protein MPIDPVCRMEVSEGTELKAVYNGKVYYFCSPECKAEFEANPEEYIKGEEMEHEHGKHSHEHGHRRHGCCH, encoded by the coding sequence ATGCCCATTGATCCAGTATGTAGAATGGAAGTTAGTGAAGGAACTGAACTTAAAGCAGTATATAATGGCAAAGTTTACTACTTCTGCTCCCCTGAATGCAAGGCTGAATTTGAAGCTAACCCGGAAGAATACATTAAAGGGGAAGAGATGGAACACGAACATGGAAAGCATTCCCACGAACATGGCCACAGAAGACATGGATGCTGCCACTGA